In a genomic window of Mucilaginibacter sp. KACC 22063:
- a CDS encoding response regulator transcription factor, protein MGLTDTDRTKILVVEDDAYMQLIVKKFLSKSYDVELKPTAMDAISYVQNGNIPDLIITDLNTPNLSGLELVAQLQSSDFFKSIPIIILSGEDSSDTRIKCLDSGADDFIVKPFNPAELEARVRAILRRVGKIVA, encoded by the coding sequence ATGGGTTTAACAGATACTGACCGCACCAAGATACTCGTTGTTGAAGATGATGCTTACATGCAGCTCATCGTTAAAAAATTTCTAAGTAAATCATACGATGTCGAACTGAAACCAACTGCAATGGATGCCATCAGTTATGTGCAAAACGGCAATATTCCGGATCTGATAATTACAGACCTGAACACGCCCAACCTTAGCGGTCTTGAACTGGTAGCACAACTACAGTCAAGCGATTTCTTTAAATCAATCCCTATCATTATTCTTTCGGGCGAAGATAGTTCTGATACACGTATTAAATGCCTTGACAGCGGTGCCGACGATTTTATTGTAAAACCGTTTAACCCTGCCGAACTTGAGGCACGTGTAAGGGCAATTTTAAGAAGAGTAGGTAAAATAGTAGCTTAA
- a CDS encoding MGH1-like glycoside hydrolase domain-containing protein, with product MNAEKTRLQDASWKTWGPYVSDRQWGTVREDYSANGDAWSYITHDMARSKAFRWGEEGIAGICDDQQYLCFAIALWNKKDPIIKERYFGLSNPEGNHGEDVKELYYYLDSTPSHSYMKMLYKYPQHAFPYEQLVNENKQRGRDKPEFELIDTGIFDNNEYFDVQVEYAKNSSHDLLIEISVYNRSEHDAPINVMPTVWFRNTWAWGRHVNIPTITKDGRGVVEIYHRLLGEYWLVVEEEPEWLFCNNETNIQRLYNAPNLDKHPKDAINDYIVNGVNTVSPDKKGTKAAANYDLVIPAGGCKQIKLRLTKNPGNSFEDFDKIFAQRIAEADEFYNDLYDDCKENDSRSIIRQAFAGMLWNKQFYNYNVYQWLTGDPMQPPPPDSRLKMRNSNWQHIAAREIISMPDKWEYPWFAAWDLAFHCLPLAKVDPDFAKKQLIILTQEWYMHPNGQLPAYEWEFNDTNPPVHAMAAWKVYQIDKAANNGKGDTYFLESVFHKLILNFTWWVNRKDSSGNNIFQGGFLGLDNIGVFDRNAPLPTGGYIEQADGTSWMAMYALNLMRIATELTATNPTYAEIASKFFDHFMYIAGAMTNLGDDNKDMWDDEDGFFYDRIVLPNGSSEIMRVRSIVGLIPMFAVEVMEAQEVLKSPIFSNRLKWFYDNRPDLSAQVSHLNQANDKGSRLVSLLRGHRMKALLKRILDESEFLSPYGVRSVSKYHLEHPYTIEAEGRVFSVKYLPAESDSGLFGGNSNWRGPIWLPINYLLIESLVRYYTYYGDGFKVECPTGSGQFMNLNEVANELRRRLSSIFKADENGKRAVYGSNQKFYTDKYFADHILFHEYFDGDTGKGLGANHQTGWTGLIVSSLSVDLHGNS from the coding sequence ATGAATGCCGAGAAAACAAGATTGCAGGACGCCAGCTGGAAAACCTGGGGACCGTATGTAAGCGACCGCCAATGGGGTACCGTTAGAGAAGACTACAGCGCCAACGGCGATGCGTGGAGTTATATCACGCATGACATGGCACGCAGTAAAGCTTTCCGCTGGGGCGAAGAGGGAATTGCCGGTATTTGCGACGATCAGCAATATTTATGTTTCGCAATTGCTTTGTGGAATAAAAAAGACCCGATCATCAAAGAACGCTATTTTGGCTTGAGCAATCCCGAGGGCAATCATGGTGAGGATGTAAAAGAGCTGTATTATTATCTTGATTCTACGCCCTCGCATTCGTACATGAAAATGCTGTATAAGTATCCGCAGCATGCATTTCCATACGAGCAATTAGTTAACGAAAACAAACAGCGCGGCAGAGACAAGCCTGAGTTTGAATTGATTGATACCGGCATATTTGATAACAACGAATATTTTGATGTACAGGTTGAATATGCCAAAAACTCATCGCATGACTTGCTGATAGAGATCTCAGTTTATAATCGCAGTGAGCATGATGCGCCCATAAATGTAATGCCCACCGTGTGGTTCCGTAATACATGGGCATGGGGCAGGCATGTGAATATCCCTACCATTACCAAAGACGGAAGGGGCGTTGTTGAGATCTACCATCGGCTTTTAGGCGAGTATTGGCTGGTTGTCGAAGAAGAACCTGAGTGGTTGTTCTGCAATAATGAAACAAACATACAACGGCTGTACAACGCACCAAATTTAGATAAACATCCCAAGGATGCTATAAATGATTATATCGTTAATGGTGTAAATACTGTATCGCCCGATAAAAAGGGAACCAAAGCCGCTGCTAATTATGACCTGGTTATACCCGCAGGCGGCTGTAAACAAATTAAACTTAGGCTTACTAAAAATCCGGGTAATAGCTTTGAGGACTTTGACAAGATTTTTGCCCAGCGCATAGCAGAAGCCGATGAGTTTTACAACGATCTATATGATGATTGCAAGGAGAACGATAGTCGCTCAATTATCAGGCAGGCTTTTGCCGGTATGTTGTGGAACAAGCAGTTTTATAATTACAACGTTTATCAATGGTTAACGGGTGACCCTATGCAGCCCCCGCCACCTGACAGCCGCCTAAAAATGCGTAACAGTAACTGGCAGCATATTGCGGCAAGAGAAATTATCTCTATGCCGGATAAATGGGAATACCCCTGGTTTGCAGCCTGGGACCTGGCATTTCATTGCCTGCCTTTAGCAAAGGTTGACCCGGACTTTGCCAAAAAGCAACTGATTATTCTTACTCAGGAATGGTATATGCATCCTAACGGGCAATTACCTGCATACGAGTGGGAGTTTAATGATACTAATCCGCCGGTACATGCCATGGCTGCCTGGAAAGTTTACCAAATTGACAAGGCGGCCAACAACGGAAAAGGCGACACTTATTTCTTAGAATCGGTGTTTCATAAACTGATCCTGAATTTTACATGGTGGGTAAACCGTAAGGATTCATCAGGAAATAATATTTTTCAGGGCGGTTTTTTAGGTTTGGATAATATTGGGGTTTTTGATCGTAATGCACCTTTACCTACAGGCGGTTACATTGAACAGGCCGATGGTACAAGTTGGATGGCCATGTACGCCCTAAACCTGATGCGTATTGCTACTGAGCTTACGGCAACAAACCCTACTTATGCAGAAATAGCTTCTAAATTCTTTGATCATTTTATGTATATCGCCGGTGCCATGACCAATCTTGGCGACGATAATAAAGATATGTGGGATGATGAAGACGGCTTTTTCTATGACCGTATTGTGTTGCCCAATGGCAGTAGTGAAATAATGCGTGTAAGAAGTATTGTGGGCCTGATTCCGATGTTTGCTGTAGAGGTTATGGAAGCGCAGGAAGTTTTAAAAAGCCCGATATTCAGCAACCGTTTAAAATGGTTTTACGATAACCGGCCCGATCTTTCTGCGCAGGTGTCGCACTTAAACCAGGCAAATGATAAGGGAAGCAGGCTGGTGAGTTTGTTGCGTGGGCACCGGATGAAGGCTTTGCTGAAGCGTATACTTGACGAGAGCGAGTTTTTAAGTCCCTACGGAGTACGCTCAGTTTCCAAGTATCACCTGGAACATCCTTATACTATTGAGGCTGAAGGCAGAGTATTTAGTGTGAAGTATCTCCCAGCAGAAAGCGACAGTGGCCTCTTCGGTGGTAACAGCAATTGGCGCGGCCCGATATGGCTGCCGATAAATTACCTGCTGATAGAAAGTTTGGTAAGATATTATACTTATTACGGCGACGGATTTAAGGTAGAATGCCCGACAGGATCAGGACAGTTTATGAACTTAAACGAAGTTGCTAATGAGCTGCGCCGCCGCTTGTCGTCTATCTTTAAAGCAGATGAAAACGGGAAACGAGCTGTTTATGGCAGTAACCAGAAGTTTTATACCGATAAATACTTTGCTGATCATATTCTGTTTCACGAATATTTTGATGGTGATACTGGTAAAGGCCTTGGTGCTAACCATCAAACCGGCTGGACAGGGCTCATTGTGAGTAGCTTATCAGTTGATTTGCATGGAAATAGTTGA
- a CDS encoding glycosyltransferase family 2 protein: protein MRPIAIPAVIAHYINDTITPAEVSAAYQQLRKTGEPEITVSIPAYNEETTIVQTLASLCDNITPRSVEIVVVNNNSKDRTEELVLACGVTCIRETTQGITVSRNAGLAKATGKYILNADADTIYPKDWIEEMVKPLANSDKVAITYGRFSFIPVGVTGRFTYFFYEYIADFTRVYNKYFKNEAVNVYGFNSGFRREQGLQVDGFNHPPGTNEDGYLALKLKEKGFGRLYRVTSPKAIVWTTDRRIQIDGGLWKATWKRLKRVFG, encoded by the coding sequence ATGAGGCCCATTGCAATACCAGCTGTTATAGCACATTATATTAACGATACAATTACCCCTGCAGAGGTGAGTGCTGCCTATCAGCAATTGCGAAAAACTGGTGAGCCTGAAATTACGGTCTCCATTCCTGCCTATAACGAGGAAACAACCATTGTACAGACACTGGCCTCACTTTGCGATAATATAACGCCAAGATCGGTTGAGATCGTTGTGGTTAACAATAACTCTAAAGACCGTACCGAAGAACTGGTATTAGCCTGCGGTGTAACCTGCATACGCGAAACCACGCAAGGCATAACGGTATCGCGCAATGCCGGTTTGGCTAAAGCTACAGGTAAATATATTCTGAATGCTGATGCCGATACCATTTACCCTAAAGACTGGATTGAGGAAATGGTAAAGCCGCTTGCCAATTCAGACAAGGTGGCTATTACATATGGTCGTTTTTCATTTATACCTGTAGGTGTTACCGGCAGGTTTACTTACTTTTTTTACGAGTACATTGCCGACTTTACCCGTGTTTACAATAAATATTTTAAGAATGAAGCTGTGAACGTTTATGGCTTTAATTCGGGTTTCAGACGCGAACAAGGCTTACAGGTTGATGGTTTTAATCATCCGCCGGGCACAAACGAAGACGGCTACCTTGCTTTAAAATTAAAGGAAAAAGGTTTTGGCAGGTTATACAGGGTAACAAGCCCAAAGGCAATAGTATGGACTACCGACCGCAGGATACAAATAGATGGTGGTTTGTGGAAAGCCACGTGGAAAAGGCTTAAAAGAGTATTTGGTTAA